The genomic region TTACTAATTTgtattcaattcttttttctagTTGTTGCTACTTTTCATTCATGTAGATCATTACCTGCTCTTTTAAGTGGAACAAAGAGCTACCATGCAGTTGCCATACTTGGAGTAGAGACTGATACTGATAATGCTTCAGGCAAAGCTTTAAAAGAAATGCCATATGgtgattttcattttctctaccTATTTGTTGGATCTGTATTAAGTGAGGccttgaattaaaattaaattaggtTTAAAATAAGTCTTTTTGAAGTATAAAGTGATTTTGCGCTCAACTCGACTTACTATAAAGTCATACATGCAAACAGATGCAAACCCAGCAAGATAAAGGGAGGGGAATTCTTGAGACTGAACTCTAAATAAACGGGATAACTGACAGACTAAATAAAAGAATGTTTTTGCCTTGATATGGCAAGCTGAcgctttgttttaaaaattggtTTCATAAGCCATCTTTGCCAAAGTTGCATTCTTtgtgtgaaaaaaattaagaagtgaaaaaaaagaaaagcaaatatatatatttctctgTAACAACATTAAAAGtgaatcagaaaaattaaaatcagcacaaaaaaactaagaaataaataaaaaatttaatacacTAAATGTATCAgtcaaattaaataattagtttgaaAAAAGTTGTCCAAATACATTAAAGCTCTAAAGTAACGGCGGttccaaaagaataaaaataaggaatatGGAGCTAAGAAGGGACAGCAAAACTCAAAAATATGTGTAAAAGTATTAAGATTAGGAACAAAGGGTAGTATAGAACACCCTTCTACCTTTCTGTTCTGTAATAAATTGGATCGATTCAACCTTAAACCTATTTGAAATACAGACTTAGCTTGAAAAACTTGGAATATATAGTTTTTAAGATTAGTGATGACAAGGCTAACGAAAGGTTGTAATACTACTCTTCAGCGAATATATAGTTAGATTGGAATTGTAAAAGAAAACCCTAAATACCTTGCGAAGTCCAAAAATTGAAGTCCGAAAGTAACTGTGTCTCATCAATGGTTTATGGGGACTACTTCTTCCCACAAGTGAGGGagcaaactttttcaaaagttctattTTCGAAAAGAGAGTTCATACATACATGCTGATTACtcgtaagaaaaatattttttttagtgtttttttttaatatgtattaTAAAAGCCCAAATAGGCTACTACTCAAatggaaattttgtttcaatattaGTATGCTTGTAACAATGAATTTAGTTTTGTAGACTAATAAACAACTAATTTTTATcattgtctatatatatatatatatatatatatatatatatatatatatatatatatatatatatatatatatatatactagctgttggtgttacgcgccattgtagttgtgtccctgtgtcccacctgtgaatatagatagatatatatatgattttaactacataaaacttgcgaatatacaatattcttcgctgtcccattgtctgtgcatataaatagattgtcaggtttaccgactcttgaacatgcaacatataattgtccatgggaaaacaatccgtattcagatctataccgcatttttctaatgattgcccttgggctttgttgatggtaattgctaatcgaatattccctgtgtccccgtcgtcatttatatatcccccatgagcccttccggcgtccccgttgtagttgttttccctatgtcccggtcgtcatttacattccctgtgtcccggtcgtcatttgtgtcccggtgtctcggtctgtaatttctctttgaatgtcccggtcgtcatttatattccctgtatcccgtttgtcatttgtgtcctggtgtcccggtctgtaatttctctttgagtgccccggtcgtcatttatattccttgtgtcccggtgtcccggtctgtaacatacgacaatagatcaattgtgttgtaactttgttcacgatcccatgttacacatgtagaaatagaagcagtacgattgggtgaaggcattcccaaatgcttgagaagtttgtttgcaatagataagcacaaatcttcaatcataactaaagtgcagctataaatttctgttgtaaagtccaaggtcatatctgacctttctagccgtattcgttggagtatattctcggccatttgcgatttgtatttctcccataactctgtcggagatgaaggagagcaacttttgccggaagacacgggccgtaatgtcatgtctatgaaccggcgattgtccaggatgtaaaagctgttgtatgtaatcccaagatggattatatgtaaatgtaatagaTGACGAACCATTAATCTATAGGcttaatatttcattgcgctgcatttcttatccatttctttgctAGTGGCtcgatttatcaatttaatattaaagtgatagctgtcggctccatcccaaaaaatgataggatattgtagggcatcgtagcatcgatgagtttaagcaattcttgtcaactgattgtttcgcctataaagaatattatctcgaggtaagaactgatcaccggccataacgattgccacttcgttgatagttgcgtatcagtaggcatcaattcgattgctgttttgaacagaagcgctaaattactatttttgtggaaaagatgttgcaactgcgaagcgatagtcctttcaacgtcgtttttttttttatcatcggtatcacttttaagttgtttggtttgttttaccttggcttgtctttcgtcactatgaaatacatgtcgccgaacctttgttttttaactaaaatctggtaggcattgatgaccttatccaagtcaaaattccaaactcaatcatcatcgctatcattttcagttttgactctcgctgtccaggttgattttcatctaactgcgtggttttgTAACATTTTCTAACACTACACTAAGTGATAGATTAGTATACAtagtcgcaaaatcgaaagactcaattcttctagctgaaaccattgttaaagagtctatcacctgcagtgaattattaacactccagtatggattaaaatttgaaaattttttaataccagaacaataggttttaagttaatttataatttactttaaaatgaaattgcTCAGTAgtagcaatgcgggttggacatctaactgctccagcaataaaccgtggtttaggggaaTTCTTATGAAATTATACAGTCCAATacaggaaagggaactttttatcattgtcattaattctaatattaatttttttgaaagtatttcatcagttttttcaattaaattttcattctctgaatggatccagaaatcctcctgtttgtgtagtctattattcttctcttctttatttaaattttctaactcctaattttctaaaattgtgatagttatatctgatatggaacacattatatatattattagttttttcccccacatattgtaggcagcatttattacattcttataggtaaattacattagttgttttacaattaacattaccacgtaacttgcatgcaaaattcgtattgtacaatgtactcttaacagaaaTCCGTGGGATGAAAtaatcttggcaaagaaaacaacgacttacacttactaactttcgaaaaatcgttccgagttccgaggctaatatttgtgttttgttgcattaaaattttaaaaataaatccgaGTCAAGCCATTATCCAAATCGAAATCCAGCAATCGAAGTCCAAAAATCTCGCCaaggtcaataaaaaaaaaaaaaaaaaaaaaactgcttatgtgccatctcaccaataattaacaatatcaggttaaaaaccttgACCAGGGTAAAgatctgtcggggagaaaactaaacaaaatttttccatcagcactggatccaacctggaataatataatgaaagaagaaatcaccaatgcaacagcacaaacacctaaaaaaaagacagaaaaggCTGACTCaactatgcacgctcctcctccattccagtctatttaaagcctccctctttacaccctttcaagaaattcacattttccttcaatctttccttacgacgtTCTCCACCCCAACTGAAGACCTGCTTTTCGTGAAGCCATAGACGGTTGGTCGAAAAGGacatctttggcaatatgtatCCTTCTTGCACggaacatgccctagccatctcaacctttctctcattatcaaacagttcgtggtaaagaactgtagtaaggagcgacccggctcaatagtaatcaaaactctaaaaaatggaatttttgatattaatagctacataaaaagaattgcattttaatgctgattttaaatatagaagtttcatcaagttcagtcttaacgatcaaaagttacgagcctgagaaaatttgcgttattttagaaaatagggggaaacaccccctaaaagtcatagaatcttaacgaaaatcacaccatcagattgagcgtatcagagaaccttactgtagaagtttcaagctcctatctacaaaaatgtggaattttgtattttttgccagaaggcagatcacggatgcgtgtttatttatttatttttttattttttcacgggtgatcgtatcgacccagttgtcctagaatgttgcgagagggctcattctaacggaaatgaaaagctctagtgccctttttaagtgaccaaaaaaattggagggcacctaggccccctcccacgctaattaattttccaaagtcaacggataaaaattctgagatagccattttattcagcgtagtcgaaaaacattataactgtgtctttggggacgacttactcccccacagtccccgtgggaggggctacaagttacaaactttgaccagtgcttacatatagtaatggttattgggaagtgtgcaggcgttttcagtaggattttttggttggggggaggggttgagaatagggggataggctgggggagctttccatcgaggaatttgtcatggtggaagaaaatttccatgaagggagcgcaggatttactagcattattaaaaaaaaacaatgaaaaaagaaatatgaaaaagtttttctcagctggaagtaaagagcagcattaaaacttaaaacgaacagaaattattacccatatgaggggctcacctcctcctaataccccgctctttacgctaaagtacttttagtaatttcaactatttattttacggctttggtgattcaggggtcattcttaatgaattgggacaaaatttaagctttagtgaaaagagcgaggtactgacgaggggttgaaccccctcatatatgtaataaaaacatgagaatacaaaacttctttacgtaagctaatttataagttacgtatatcttttactaaaaaaaagattcgtaaaaaattaaaagttctagttgcctttatcttaattaaccgaaaaatcggagggtaactaggcttcctcccccgctcttttttctcaaaatcattcgatcaaaatcatgagaaagccatttagcaaaaaaaaataataaatatgcaaatttcgttttaattatttctctgcggagagccaaaatcaaaacatgcattgattgaaaaacgttcagaaattaaattaaaaaaaacaagtttttttaactgaaagtaaggagcaaaattaaaacttaaaacgaacagaaattacttcgtatatgataggggctgcttcctcaccaacgccccgctctttacgctaaagatttttactgttttaaaaagaagagttgagagaaagagtcaaactttagcgtcaagagcggggcgttgatgaagaagcagcccctttcatatacgaattaatttctgttcgttttaagttttaattttgctccttactttcagttaaaaaaacttgtttttttttatttaatagccttAAAAATGGGATTGAACAACCACTGTTTGCCCAGCCTATTGTTTGAGATGCGGTCAGTCAGTTGAGTACCCAAAAAAATCCATAGACAATATCTCCGGTAAACATCtagaaaattttccttgtttcttgGAGTACACATGCTTaggaaccatacttgaccactgtcatcactgtagtttccaatattctaatcttggttcttACATTTATCTTCCTAGTTCTACAAACTTTcttcaactatgaaaaaatcaaatataattcTAGTCGGTTAGAGTAGGTTATTATGGCGTCTCTGATTTCTATGCCAGCAGCTGCTTCTGTGACCCAGCATTTTCATCgtattttgtcttattttactgaagaaaaatatccaaaaaaatatatacctcTAAAGTAACATTTATagaggaataaaaagaaaaaaaaagaataaatgctACAGAAAGCCCATTAGTGGACCCATGGCATAAGCAGACTATAAGGTCAGGACTATTTAATGCTTATCGTCAATGGTTTACAAGAAGGGAAGGGGGGCTATTGCCTCCACCTTTGAAGCACATATGTTTGTCGCATTCAAGTAAACTACCAACCCTATTTAGAAAACTTCATTTCCTGTTTAATATTTCTTCATCCATTCAAACATTATCATGAATCTACGGTTTTGATCTCCATTTAGACCATGGTGGATCCAaagttgattttctttatttataatcaagtatattgtaaaaaaaaaattaggaaaattataTCTATAGTCAATAGCCGCTgatattttgctatttcaatTGTATCTTTTTCTAGATCATATCACGCTAGATAAACTGGAGCGATGCCTGAAAGACTACAAAGGTTATATATGGCAGAAACCACCTCTTTATTCATCTTTAAAAGTATGTGGTAAAAGAGCTTCTGATCTCGCCAGgttagtaaaaagaaaataaatttattctcaATCGTAGGTGTTGTAGAAAAGAtagataatttatatatatatatatatatatatatatatatatatatatatatatatatatatatatatatatatatatatatatatatatatatatatatatactactgcAACTGGGGTTATTTTGggtaaattacaaaataagCTTATGGTGTTGTTAGTGTTTGAGAGGGTTGGTGGTCCAGCTGTAATTTCCagttatctctgttcgttttaaatttggctTATGTGACTATTTTTGCTTAATCTAAGTTATGATGtcttttcttacctttttaaataaaaaaaaatgatcttcaAAAACTGCTCGTTTTTAATTGATATGTTTTCAACGCAGATTATTTGTTGGGGCatgtgtctattttttttttaaacttttgcttAAAAACTATAATATTGGATTGTAATTTAgaagttaaatgaaaaattgagtacataattgaatttttcataTCAGAACTTGCCGCCTTTTAGTACCAAATTTGTCAGTCGTTCTGTGAATTCTCAGTCATTCTGAGTGAAGTGGCTGTCCCAAAATTTCAGtctgaaaaatagtaaaaacatgaaaagtAATAGCAAGCTATATTGCGCATTATATTAAAAGTCTCGACTACACATAACGCATTAGTAGAGAGCACTAAATAAAATTCAGTATCTTTCTCTTATATCATACATTTAATGGAGTTACAGCTTCCTCTTTTGAATTTCTGGCTTTCAGGGTCGAAATTTGGAAAAGCCaagttttgattattttgagcTAATCTTGAATTTTGGGCCCTTGGAGGGAAGAGTTGAAGCCGTTATTTAGTGAACTTGTAGAGATATGAATGAATTGTACTGTTACCTGACCTATTCGAAACATattccaaggggggggggtaacttacaaaatgtgatgaaataatgactgcaataacaaaaattatcttGCATAGGCCAAATTTAAGTTTGCTTTTAGGCTTGGACAAAATGTTGACATAGAACCAAGAGAAGTATACGCTGAGTCAGTTGAATGTACTTCTTTTACAGCTCCTAAATTTGAAATTCGTGTTCAGTGTGGTGGAGGATTTTATGTTCGAAGCCTTATTCGCGATATTGGGAGaggttagtatttttttttactatgtacCTCCATctccccccttttttcttttcctctttctctcCCTTTCTTTTCAGCAATGTGAACAGCCGAACTTCAAGCTATTTGACGGTTTCAAcctttaaagtaccaagggcatcaaaataaaatatcttttccCCCTGGACCTATTTTGTGTCTATTTACACCTGATATCCACTATTTTCTAAGAGTTTCTTtaagattttacaaaattatgAGTATTAGAGCAGCACCACGTTTTCACTAGTCTTACCACGTTGAACCTCgaaaataaataagtgaaacgAATTATTAAATTTGGCATTACTTCTAGCCCgtgaaaattcaaacattaactgTGACTTTATCCCCAAAGAAAAccacaccttcaaaggaaaggaACA from Artemia franciscana chromosome 5, ASM3288406v1, whole genome shotgun sequence harbors:
- the LOC136027146 gene encoding pseudouridylate synthase TRUB1-like isoform X2, translated to MKNLKVSHKVFEKHILAGIFPIFKKVGRTSAKTLEELKENLKQVVATFHSCRSLPALLSGTKSYHAVAILGVETDTDNASGKALKEMPYDHITLDKLERCLKDYKGYIWQKPPLYSSLKVCGKRASDLARLGQNVDIEPREVYAESVECTSFTAPKFEIRVQCGGGFYVRSLIRDIGRGLGTCAHTSELLRTSQGPFTLSDCLQEHQWTVGNVNDSIQRHAWKVKKYLDSVFSTYRKRIDDW